DNA from Amycolatopsis sp. DSM 110486:
CAGCCGGCGCCGGCCTCGCCGCGCGCCTGGGCACCTTCGCGGCAAGTATCCGCGAGCCCGCGGCCCCGGACGCGGTACGGCACCGGGTACGGGCGCTCGTCGCCGACGTGGTGGCCACGGCGGCCGCCGGTCTGGCCCGGCCCGACATCGCGGTTCTCCAGGCCACCTACGCGATCGGTGCCGGCCCCAGCAGCGTGCTGGGCCACCGGACGGGTTTCCCACCGGCCCAGGCGGCATTCCTCAACGCGATGCCGGTCGCGCGCGAGCAGCTCCAGGACGGGCACCGGCGCGCTCGCGGCCATCCGGCGTCCCACGTGGTGCCGGCCGTTCTCGCTGCCGCCGAGGCCTGCGGCGCCGATGGCCCGGCGACGCTGTCGGCCGTGCTGGCCGGCTACGAGACGGGCGTGCGGATCGGCCTCGCGATGGGCGGGACCCCGGCCGGGGTCCACGACATCGGGACCTGGGCGACGCTCGGGGCCGCGGCCGGCGTTGCCCACGTGCTCAGCGGTGGCGACGCGGAGACCATTGCCGGGGCCATCGACTCGTGTGCCGCGCTGACCACGGTGCCCGACGCGCCGGGGGTCTTCGACGGCTGGACCAGCCAGAACCTCTACCTCGCCTGCGCGGCACAGACCGCGGTCATCCACGGCCAGGCGGCCGCGGCGGGCCTCCGGGCGCAGCCGGGAACACTGGAACGCCACTTCGCCCGCTGGGTCGCGGCCGACCAGGGCGGATTCTCCGAGCGGCTGATCGCACTGGTCGCCGCCGGCGACTGGACCATCACCCAGGGGTACCTCAAGCGCCACCCCACCTGCGCCCTGCTGCACGGCGTCAACGACGCCGTCGAGGACCTCGCGACCCGTCCTTACCGGCCCGAAGAGATCGCCGCGGTCACGGTCCGCACCTACGCCGCGGCGGCCGCGTTCGACAACGTGCGGCCCCGCAGTGAAATGGCCGCCCGGTTCAGCATCCCGTGGAGCGTGGCCGCCGGTCTGGTCCTGGGCACACTGCGGACCCACGCGTTCGAGTCCGGCACCCTCCGCGTCACCGCGGTGCGGGATCTGGCGGCTCGGGTGCGGGTGGAACACGACCGGACCCTCGACGCCGGGTATCCGGCGGGGCGCCCGGCCACGGTCACCGTGCGGTTCACCGACGGCACCCAGCTCACCGCGTCACGCGACGGCGCCCCCCGCGGTGACGGGCCTGACGCGGTCGACGACCCGGTGGTCGGTCAAAAGGCCGCGACGCTGCTGACCGACGCCGTCGGTGAGAGCGGGGCGCGGGCAGTGCTCGCTGCCGTGGCCTCTCTCGGCCAGGACGGCCCGATCCCGTTCGGCCTCGTGCTGCGCACGCTCGACGTACGACGGCCGTCGTGAAAATCGGCACCGGCCGCACCGGCCGCCCCCCGGGCCCCTCGGGTATCGCGCCGGGAGCGCGATCCGCGGATCTGACGGGCGAACGTGATCCGCGCCGACCTTGCCTCGTTTCGTGAGGCCGAACTTGTCCGGAAGAAAAGGGGATCCTGTGGTTCGCGAACGGACGGTCGAGACTCCGGGAGGTACCGAGGCCGCGGACCGGGTCGCCGACGTCCTCCTCCTCTTCGCGCGGTCCGACAGTCC
Protein-coding regions in this window:
- a CDS encoding MmgE/PrpD family protein translates to MESASPPVPTAGAGLAARLGTFAASIREPAAPDAVRHRVRALVADVVATAAAGLARPDIAVLQATYAIGAGPSSVLGHRTGFPPAQAAFLNAMPVAREQLQDGHRRARGHPASHVVPAVLAAAEACGADGPATLSAVLAGYETGVRIGLAMGGTPAGVHDIGTWATLGAAAGVAHVLSGGDAETIAGAIDSCAALTTVPDAPGVFDGWTSQNLYLACAAQTAVIHGQAAAAGLRAQPGTLERHFARWVAADQGGFSERLIALVAAGDWTITQGYLKRHPTCALLHGVNDAVEDLATRPYRPEEIAAVTVRTYAAAAAFDNVRPRSEMAARFSIPWSVAAGLVLGTLRTHAFESGTLRVTAVRDLAARVRVEHDRTLDAGYPAGRPATVTVRFTDGTQLTASRDGAPRGDGPDAVDDPVVGQKAATLLTDAVGESGARAVLAAVASLGQDGPIPFGLVLRTLDVRRPS